From the Hordeum vulgare subsp. vulgare chromosome 1H, MorexV3_pseudomolecules_assembly, whole genome shotgun sequence genome, the window ATAGAggcgtcttggcagtagaaccaagagtcTTGCCAACCCTTCACCGAATCAGGAAACGACATTCGTGGAAAGCTGCTTTTCCCCCTGAGCTAAATGCCTAAGCCCCCGCACAGCTAGACTACATTGGTCCTCTCCCCTTTCGAGAAGGAATTCTTCACGGCCATCACCTTGCAAGTAAAgagatgtttgaaaagcccccagtggggaggacaaccAAGAAAGTTTTTGCAAAGGGAAATGAAGGCGGTCAGAAAAATGAATGTGAAGGCAGACAGAAACCTCGCTCGATGTGAGTCGCCGGGAGGACTCGCTTGTCCCCTCGTGGCGAGGGCTCGAGCTCACCCTCCTCTGGCAGCTGCCAACTCCCGGCGGCCACGAGCCCTTGGCTCTCCAGCTCCAGCAGGCAGCCCTTGGCGACACGAGACGCCATACAATCGCCCTGGATCCGCCTCGTTGGCGTCCCGACAGTAAAGGAGGACATGCGCTTGCCTTTATTAATCTGCTCGACTCTCGCGATTGCGTTCCTTGTCATTCCCTACAGTCGGGTCGGACTCGACGAAGAGACAGCTAGGGGAGGAGTGACTTTGCGAGCGGGCGGAGTGGTGGAGGAGTCGAAAGGAAAGGAATCATATCTGGTTCTCTCTCTTTCTGGCCACGCCTTGCTCTTATACTCCACATCAGTGTGTCTGCACCCGTCAATCAATGAATGGACCGAGATCCGCAAGATCCCACAAAGAGTGCCACTGAGGCACATGACGGAAATCATGGTGCAGCAATCGAGGCGTCGCACACACTTTCTCCACTAACTGCGACACCACCGCTTCTGTGCGCACGCGCGTCGCCCATGTTTCAAATCTGTGATAATTCCGCGGCGTTTTGGTCCGAATGGATCATGCGTCCACTTACCAAAAATGACATGTTTCGATCCACCACGTACCACCCCCCCCTACAGGACCCAGATCACTCGGTCGCTTACGAATGTAATCAAAAGAGTTCCCCTAGGACGCGAGAAGGATCAGTCCTTACTCTTACCTGATCACTCAAAGCCCCTAGCTCGTGTATACCCGAGTCATACGGATGTCTCTCCTAGGAGATGGTTGAATGCCACCAGTGGTGCATAGCATCCAAATTAGTTTGTTCATTCGGAAATCTTCAATCATGAATCTGTTGCGGCTTCATCTTGGAACCAAGTGAGAAAGCCCCGAGCTACTTTCTGAACGCCTCCGAAGCGCCAGAGACACCCCGTAATGTCTTTCACTCGACCAATTAAGCCTCAATCGATTTGGGGGCTACTCATGGGGTTACCTACTAGGGTAGGGTCATGGACCAGACATCTAGGGCCCACCTAGGGCCCCGCATGGCCGTTAAAGTCCCAGGACCACGAATTCGTACCCAGGTCTCACTCGGACCGATGGAGTCACTCGGACGTCTTCCAGTCAGTCGGACACGCACCGGCACTCGGACAGAGGCAAGCGTGGACGGCGTGGTAGCTTCAATGGCCAAGGGACTTAAAACCATACATGAAGTGCAGTCAAGTCGAGCGTTACCCGTAACGACCATAGTTAGAGTTGCAGTTTCTAGTAACACCTATAGTTACTCTCATTAAATgcccttgtaatgaagctcggcgGGTCCTAAcggactctatataagccacccccgagCTGTGTGACAAGGGCTCAGCATCCTGTGTAATCAGACATCCCCGAGAAAACAGAAGCCTCCAAGCACAAGAAGTAGGGTCTTTACCTCCTCTAAGAGGGGCTCGGACTCGCTAAATCCTAGTGACACTTGCGTCGtagctaggctccgcccctcaTTCATACCCCTACTATTCATTATCacgatcattcccacgacacgCAACATTAATGTGCTCTGTTGCATTGCCGATCAGATATCCTCGGTCCTCACCGTCGCCGAGATCGGGTTGCGTGTGCACCTAAGACAAGCTCCTTGGCCTGGCTGCGGTCTAGAGGATCCGCATTAGGCAACGATCTAGGGTTCAGTGGGTTCAGGTAGGCGACGCCCACTCTTAAGTTATTCATCAAGGCCAAGGGTTGCCATCATGGAAATTGTTGAATAGTTAAGCAAGGATTTACCATGCTCACAACGACCAAATTTTTTTGGCTTTGGCCATTGTCTGGTTTGTTCGAAGGGGTCTTAGACGGGTCGTTCGCGATGCAATCAAAGTTGCTTGCTCGAGAGGTGATGACGACGGCATTCGTAGGCAACCTCGAGAGTGTCCTCTCCTCAATGGTGTGTGTGAGTCTTGTGAGCGCCAGGTGGGGTGCCCTTCTTTCTGAGCGTGTTGTAACGGTTTTTCACCGATTTTCCGCAGACTAACCAAACAACTCTTTTATTTAAGAAATTAAGATCCTCATGAGCCGAGTTTCAAACAAAAATGTCATCCTTGTGACAATAAAAAATGTTTGATTTTTCATGCTAAAAATCTAACTGGTTTGTATCAAAATGCTTCTTCAGTTTAATTTAGAAAACAGAAGATAAAACGTCATAGTGATGATGACTGTTGccaaaaaaaactaaaattcagaagaagaaaaaatattgtTCTTGCTATTTTGATCGATTTCACTGTTCACACGGGTGCCCATGTCCGCAAAGAAACTTTTTTACCGATAATAGAAAAAACTTAAACCTGGTCATGCAAGAATCGATGTCAACTCCATTTAACTGAACAGAGTGGAATAAATTAGGCTCCGAAAGCAGAGAATCTATATTCATACCCATCATCAGTGGTCTGTTCAGCATAAAATGCTATCCAATCGTATGGATAtacccctccgttcctaaatacaagtctttttaaaggtttcactaGGGAACTAAAtacgatgtatatagacatactttagaatgtagattcactcattttattctgtatgtagttcctagtgaaaactctaaaaagatttatgtttaggaacggagagagtatttACTAGCATCTGAGTGACACCAAGAGCTCTGTTCTAAGCTGACTACGAAGTGGCTTGTCAGGCTATACAAAAATGTGGTAAGGCGTGGTAGCTTCACAATGTGTTTCCAACCACGATGGTCAACGGTGCACATAATAGCAAGATGGCCCCTTCcagcagtgcccattctcgtagtATTTGCATATTCCTCGCTGAGGCTGCCCtcttgatgatgatcttgacgaCACACCGCTGCCATGATCTTGACGATGCTCAGACCTCCTAGAGTGGTTCGAGCTGCCTCGCCGTGATTCGTTGTTCTGATAGCTACCCCGCCGTGAGTCGTTGCCTTGAGAGTACCTATCACGGTGTTGATTCGATTGGCTGCCTCGACTAGCACTGCCAGGAGATGGATGCCAGCTCTTGTTATTCCCTGGTGCCTCTCCCCAGCCGGCAGAACTTGAATTGGTGCTTCCCTGTCTCCTTTGTGCTTCTGAAGAGCTTctagctgttggtgttgttgtttggtGACCGGAAGACGAGTTGCGGTTTTGGCTGGCACTCGTGGAATTCACCTTTGAACTCTCACGAGCTGACGAATGCCGACCTGGAGTTTTTCTTCCCTCCGGAGATGAACTTGATCGTAACCAGCCTGAGGCTTTTGTGCTTCCCTCTAAAGATGAACCCCAACCTGAACATTTTGTGCTTCCCTCTAGAGATGAACCCCAACCTGAATCCTTTGTGCTTACATCTACAGATAAACCCCGCCCTGAACCTTTTGTGCTTCCATCTACAGATGAATCCCAGCCTGAACCTTTAGTGCCTGTCTCTAGAGATGAACCTAATTGCCATCCTGAAACCTTTGTGCTTCTCTCAAGAAATGGGCCTGGCACTTGCCTGCCTGAAACTTTTGTGTTCCCGTCCAGGAATGAGCCTACCGGTTGCCGACCTGAAGCTTTTGTACTCCCCTCCAGAGATGAGCCTGATGGTTGCCTGTCTGAAGCTTTTGTGCTCCCCTCCAAAGATGAGCCTGATGGTTGCCCGCCTGAAGCTTCTGTGCTCTTGAGAGATGAGTTCAACAATGCAGCACTTGGCTTTAGTTTAACCTAATCAGGTCAGAAGTAACATGTTTAGTTGGACTTCAATCCTCAGATATTTCAGAGGATCGTGTTGCTAGgatttctctttttgaaaaacacatatcaCATTGGACCTCAAGCCCTAGATATTTAAAAGAAGGATTACCTGCTCTGGCACTCCACAATCTGTGGAAGCACTTGGGTTGCTTTTTTCCGTCTTCTTTTCCTCTGGTGTTGGTGATATTTCAACAGCTCTATTTCCTCGGGCTACTACCGCCTCCTCTATAATGCATGAAGTATATTTTCCATCAGCTCCAAGATCTGTAGAAGATGATGTAAGATTATATGTCAAGTTAACACCAAACAGAAAAATACTATCATTTCATTAACCTGAGGAAGGTTGGAGAgcaggtgttggtgaagacaatGACCACATGTCATTGCTTGGGTCATCTTGAACACCCCACAGAGCAGAATCAACAGCTCCACCTTGATAGTAACTAGGTTCACCCCACGGAGATAGCGCAATAGGGCTAGAGCACTGCGGCCTTTCTTCCTCAGCTGAAGCTGGGGCGAAATTTTCTAAAGGCGTTCCAGCATGCACATTATAAGTTCCACAGTTTTGTCCTGTTAAAGATTCCAGCACATCACACGCTTCAGCTGATGTGGCGTCTCCTTTTAGTTGCTCTGTTTGAGTGACACAGCCTCCATCTTTTAGATCTCTTTCTTCTACACATGATGTTTGTGTTTCCTTGAGTAATTGCAAGCCAACAAATTTACTTGAAGGCAGACCAGATGCTTCTGATACGAGAGCTATTGAAGAGTGGCCATATGCCTTCGTAGCTGAATCTTCAGGTGCTACTGATGTTGACCCTGACTTGTTCATCACAGGCTGCTTCCTCTCAAGTTTTGGAGTTGGATTGGGATATTGATCTTGAGTGCCAGGGGATAACACTGAATCAATTTTGAGCTCAAAAGGTTGATTAACTGAAGCATTTGATGCATCAGGGGGGCATGGGTTCTGCAGATTCATGATCTCCTCAGTCTTGCTTGAACTAGAAGTACACACGCCAGTTTGAGGCTTCATGGTACTCTGGCTGTTGTGACTCCTTGATGGTGGGGTTGAACTACACAAACCAACGGTTTCTTGGCGATTGTTGTGTTCCCTAATCTTTTCTCGGGGGACCCCATCGCCATGAGATCCCGGTGATCTATATGAACCAGCAAAAGATGGAATGGTGCATGAATAGTTAGCCTGATGCTGAATCTGGACACTAGAAGTCAGAGGCTCCCAGCCTGTTGTTGATGGCAAAGCTTCACCCATAAAGTTTGGACTTTCTCTTCTCAGAGGAGGACGGTCAGAAGACTGGCTAGGTAATCCAGAAGAGTAGACAACATTATAATCAATAGGGGAAGTGATGTTTTCAGTCATACTTGGGTTAATTCTATCTTGCCCAGAGCCTGCCCACGCAGATTTATTATTGTTAATAACTGGAGTAGGTTGAATGGTATCTTTCTGCTGTGTTGAGAGCACTTCAGTCAGCAACAATGAGTTCTCTTCACTCTCAAATGTGAGCCATATCTTCATGCCACTTGGGAAATAAGTAGTCCACTTGGATAGCTGTGAAAGAGTAAACGGGCCCTGAACATTTCCAGAAGGGTCCCTGTAGTGCCATACTTTTTCTGGCTCCGTGTCACTTGATACAACCCCAGATGACGGAACTGATGCAGCTTCACCCGCTGTGTTGTTTAAATCAATGCGAGGCCGAGGAATATTCCATCCATTTGCTGCCTGCAAATTAGTGATAGTTCCTGCTCCTGGTATATGTGTTACACCCTCCGTAGGAGGATTTAAACTAGAGTGACGACTAGCATTGGAACATTTTTGTGACAGGTACTGCACAGCATTTGATTCTGTCCCTTCTCTTCCAGGAAACAGAAAATCTGGTCCATTCCTATTTATGGTCAAATCAACTGCATACAAGTCAATAAGTTCTCAGAAAATTAATATTTACTAGTGGAATACACCATTGTAGAATACCATTAACAGTCAACAGATGACATACCAGTTGTTTCATCATTCCATTCTTCAGCAGATTCATAAGTAGGAGCCATATAGGGGTCAACATGTACTTCTGGAACTTCATTAATTTTGCGTGCTATTTCTTCAGGAGTGTTCAGAAGTTGTAGCTTCTCTACGCACTCTCTTAGTGTATGCGATAGTTAAGGATCATCAAATGAAGGTAGCACCAATAACAACACTTGAATGGAGAGCACGCATGATTACCTACCTTATGCAAAAAGAAAGCCAAACATAAATTGCTTGAGAACATATGACAGGATAGATGCACATGCAAAATCTTGAGAACACTGAATGATAGCATGGGTTTAACGATGGAAGATGGCTTCCACCATATCATTTTATGTAACACAAAATAAAGGAAGCATGAAAACAGTACAGAAGTTGTTTATCTTCATCAAATGAGGGTCACAAAATATTGTGTTCTCTTCATAAAGATAGCCCTGAATAAGGCTCTATTCGGGAAGTGCGAGAAAAAAAAGTTCTGAGATAAGAAACTCCAATTAAGACAAAACAACATAAATCGAAAAATAAGCGCCAAAGAGGTTGTGAGTTAAACCCAATGTACCTAGCAATCCCATGCAGTATCTTCATTTTCCAGAGAGGTTATGAGAAACTATCAATAAAGAATTTTTACAAATTCTAAACCCTACAATAGCACCGTCCTTGGTCAAAAATGGTACGAGTTAAAGTTTGCCAGAATAAATGTGTCCTTGACTCCTTATGCCAACAAATATGTGCACTATGGTAGCGTATTTGATAGCTTTAAAGGTTCAGCTACGGTGAGCATATGCATGCAAAGCTGTGACCAAACAATCGAGGACCAAAATAAGATCTTCACACTGTACGATCCGCAGAAAAACGAACACGAAGATAAAAATATAACAATAGCTCAACATGCTAAGTTAGAAGGATATTCTTTTCGGCGTCCAGTTTCACTAGCACGGTCACGGAGATGGCTCAATCTCTGCTTTTCATTTACCAACCACTGAAAAGGATTTAAAATAGAATAAGTGCTGTTAGGTCAAGCTAGAGAACCTATCAGTTATTACCAAATAAGCAACCTCACCACATCGCCAGCTTTTATTTGTTAGTGTAGTACTTACATCATTAATTTGCAGATATTGGAAGCTTTTTGCTATCTCATATATGTCTCCCTGAATTAACAAGATAAAGAAAATAATTCAGACATACACAATTTGGTAACTTAGGTATCAGACGGATCATCATAAATTGGATCTTGATCAGCAGTACCACTTTAAGTCGAGGAATTAGACCATACTTCATGCTTTGGCGTAAGCGTTTGCATTCATCCTACATTATACAAGCAAACAAGCCAGTTAGATAGAACAAGACGTAAGAGACACTCATCTAACACTACCCCCACATTCAGCAGTCAGAAAATTACATCTAAGAGCTAGTGAAAAGAAGGGGGGGTAGAGATTGGCCAACACACTCTGCATCATATGTGTGGTGATACTGAATCATAAGGTCAATAAACAAGAATATTGTTGCATCGAGATCCGAATCCAACAATCAAATTCAAATTCTAGATTGATTCTTGGCAAGCAGATAAGAGACTAAAGATGTTAAAAGCTTGTAAAAAAGAGACAAATGGGTTTGTGAATGATTGACAATAGCCCCTTATTGCACAATACACATGATCAAATAAAAGATGTCCATATTCAGTGTCAAAATTAAACATAATCACTAACAAATTCAAGAAGGCAGTATTGAGACACAACACCAACCTTTGATGATCGTGTGTCACTTACTTACTATAGACCATAGTACTTAGTAAGATACATTATGAATAGTCGTTTCTCGTGATTCTAGCACAACAACAAAGCATGTTTTTTTAAAACTGAATCAACGATTTTGTAGCTTAACACTTTAACTAAACATTAAAGTTGTGCATTGATAATCTAAACCGTGAAAATAGTTACCAATTATAGTCATTCATAATGTATTTACAATCAAATGTATGTGTCACTGAAAGTGTATACTAGGTTAATTAGCCAACAAAAACATGCCAACACCTAACAGCATTTCTGGTCAGTGAAGGCTCACCCAATATTATAGGTATCAAGCAAATAAATGTATAAGCAACATGTGTCCTTGCATGCATTACCTGCGTGAAATCCTGATTTGAGATCGTATCCATCGTGATAACTTCCTTCTTATCTAAATTTGATATCTCAAGTGCACGGTTTGTTGTCTTCTTACCAACACTGTATTGTTCTGCAACTTTATGTGTACCTGCATACAAAATCATTTTAGTTAAACTACAATTGAGTAGCTAATATACGTAAATCAGTCATGGTAAAAATCTTACCAAGAACTTTTACTAGGCGATACATATCTTGCTTTTGGCCAGAACCCGGAATTCTTATCCTCACAAAAGCACCAGTAATCTTCTCAGAGAATGCAGCAACATCATCAATGATATCCTCCATCAAGCTGCGGCGTAAGTATATTAAATTGATATTATGCATGTCAATGGCTGCATAATCCTCTAGATTAGCTGGTAGATCTCTTTCAAGCTTCTTGTGAGTCTTCCTCCTCTTATCAGAGCTTAACTTAGTTCCCATCTCAGTATGTCCTCCACTATCTACTTGAGCGGACTCTAGATCACGAGCTGCTTGGGTATCACCATTTAATGCTGGAGTCTCTTTCACATGAAAATGGATCTCCAAAAGTTTTAACATCTCAAAATGACCAACACATGGTTTCCTGAACAGACTACTAAGCCTTGCATCACAAATAATTTGACTTTTTTTGCGAGGGTCGCGAAGATTATTTTGCTTTATATACTCAAGCAACAGAACCTGAACATCAAATTGGGAAATTTGAGACATATCACCATTTCTAATGTACCCAATGAATTCCAGCAGCTCCGGTGAGGCCCATTTCGTGTCACCCGACAAATCCATACTTTCTCCCTTGGGTAAGCCTTCGGAACCTTTAATTGAAATTTCACAGTTCCTTGCAGTATTAACACTATGATTTTGGCGCTTCCGCCCCCTTTTCCTTAAAGAAGTACCCCGACTCCGTTTCCTCAAAGAGCTGTCAGAACTGACATCATGGTCATTGTGTGCATCATACCGCTCACCAGATGACTCCTCTTTTTCTCTCCTAGCAGAAATGCTTTGAACAGTCCAATTGCTTTTGGCACTAATTAGTTCTTCCAATGTTAATAAATGTTTTCCTTTCACATCAAGCCAATATAACTTGAAGAGATATTCCCAACTATTTTTATCATCAAAATCAACCATCACCTGGCATCGAAAAAAATATGATAACGAGTCATATGACACATTGCAGGCACATAATCAAACAAAAAGGAAACAAGAATAGACCATTTCATGATTTATGCAAATCAAACCTAAAATGGAAGTATTTGCTTGTTCCTGGCATCTATCTatacaatctttgtctcaaacaaAGCAGATTTTAACTTTAGTAGTATCGCGTGTTGCAGGAAGGACTCT encodes:
- the LOC123434274 gene encoding zinc finger CCCH domain-containing protein 19-like isoform X2, encoding MDAGTGPAGEMLSPGEAEWPPELRLPPPPPMPEPAPPAPHRLTAWLHAPPASSKEPSPPRHTEGFDDSHFLGSIMEAADGAGAGAVAMVQQQQGPAVDGAAAAAPVEVKRKRGRPRKNRDGAVAAPAPPKPVKKNDEEEVVCFICFDGGSLVVCDRRGCSKVYHPACIKRDESFFRSRGKWNCGWHICSSCEKAVQYMCYTCTYSLCKGCVKQGKFFGVRGNKGFCDTCYATILLIESKDEDATKVMVDFDDKNSWEYLFKLYWLDVKGKHLLTLEELISAKSNWTVQSISARREKEESSGERYDAHNDHDVSSDSSLRKRSRGTSLRKRGRKRQNHSVNTARNCEISIKGSEGLPKGESMDLSGDTKWASPELLEFIGYIRNGDMSQISQFDVQVLLLEYIKQNNLRDPRKKSQIICDARLSSLFRKPCVGHFEMLKLLEIHFHVKETPALNGDTQAARDLESAQVDSGGHTEMGTKLSSDKRRKTHKKLERDLPANLEDYAAIDMHNINLIYLRRSLMEDIIDDVAAFSEKITGAFVRIRIPGSGQKQDMYRLVKVLGTHKVAEQYSVGKKTTNRALEISNLDKKEVITMDTISNQDFTQDECKRLRQSMKYGLIPRLKVGDIYEIAKSFQYLQINDWLVNEKQRLSHLRDRASETGRRKELRECVEKLQLLNTPEEIARKINEVPEVHVDPYMAPTYESAEEWNDETTVDLTINRNGPDFLFPGREGTESNAVQYLSQKCSNASRHSSLNPPTEGVTHIPGAGTITNLQAANGWNIPRPRIDLNNTAGEAASVPSSGVVSSDTEPEKVWHYRDPSGNVQGPFTLSQLSKWTTYFPSGMKIWLTFESEENSLLLTEVLSTQQKDTIQPTPVINNNKSAWAGSGQDRINPSMTENITSPIDYNVVYSSGLPSQSSDRPPLRRESPNFMGEALPSTTGWEPLTSSVQIQHQANYSCTIPSFAGSYRSPGSHGDGVPREKIREHNNRQETVGLCSSTPPSRSHNSQSTMKPQTGVCTSSSSKTEEIMNLQNPCPPDASNASVNQPFELKIDSVLSPGTQDQYPNPTPKLERKQPVMNKSGSTSVAPEDSATKAYGHSSIALVSEASGLPSSKFVGLQLLKETQTSCVEERDLKDGGCVTQTEQLKGDATSAEACDVLESLTGQNCGTYNVHAGTPLENFAPASAEEERPQCSSPIALSPWGEPSYYQGGAVDSALWGVQDDPSNDMWSLSSPTPALQPSSDLGADGKYTSCIIEEAVVARGNRAVEISPTPEEKKTEKSNPSASTDCGVPEQVKLKPSAALLNSSLKSTEASGGQPSGSSLEGSTKASDRQPSGSSLEGSTKASGRQPVGSFLDGNTKVSGRQVPGPFLERSTKVSGWQLGSSLETGTKGSGWDSSVDGSTKGSGRGLSVDVSTKDSGWGSSLEGSTKCSGWGSSLEGSTKASGWLRSSSSPEGRKTPGRHSSARESSKVNSTSASQNRNSSSGHQTTTPTARSSSEAQRRQGSTNSSSAGWGEAPGNNKSWHPSPGSASRGSQSNQHRDRYSQGNDSRRGSYQNNESRRGSSNHSRRSEHRQDHGSGVSSRSSSRGQPQRGICKYYENGHCWKGPSCYYVHR
- the LOC123434274 gene encoding zinc finger CCCH domain-containing protein 19-like isoform X1, coding for MDAGTGPAGEMLSPGEAEWPPELRLPPPPPMPEPAPPAPHRLTAWLHAPPASSKEPSPPRHTEGFDDSHFLGSIMEAADGAGAGAVAMVQQQQGPAVDGAAAAAPVEVKRKRGRPRKNRDGAVAAPAPPKPVKKNDEEEVVCFICFDGGSLVVCDRRGCSKVYHPACIKRDESFFRSRGKWNCGWHICSSCEKAVQYMCYTCTYSLCKGCVKQGKFFGVRGNKGFCDTCYATILLIESKDEDATKVMVDFDDKNSWEYLFKLYWLDVKGKHLLTLEELISAKSNWTVQSISARREKEESSGERYDAHNDHDVSSDSSLRKRSRGTSLRKRGRKRQNHSVNTARNCEISIKGSEGLPKGESMDLSGDTKWASPELLEFIGYIRNGDMSQISQFDVQVLLLEYIKQNNLRDPRKKSQIICDARLSSLFRKPCVGHFEMLKLLEIHFHVKETPALNGDTQAARDLESAQVDSGGHTEMGTKLSSDKRRKTHKKLERDLPANLEDYAAIDMHNINLIYLRRSLMEDIIDDVAAFSEKITGAFVRIRIPGSGQKQDMYRLVKVLGTHKVAEQYSVGKKTTNRALEISNLDKKEVITMDTISNQDFTQDECKRLRQSMKYGLIPRLKVVLLIKIQFMMIRLIPKLPNCWLVNEKQRLSHLRDRASETGRRKELRECVEKLQLLNTPEEIARKINEVPEVHVDPYMAPTYESAEEWNDETTVDLTINRNGPDFLFPGREGTESNAVQYLSQKCSNASRHSSLNPPTEGVTHIPGAGTITNLQAANGWNIPRPRIDLNNTAGEAASVPSSGVVSSDTEPEKVWHYRDPSGNVQGPFTLSQLSKWTTYFPSGMKIWLTFESEENSLLLTEVLSTQQKDTIQPTPVINNNKSAWAGSGQDRINPSMTENITSPIDYNVVYSSGLPSQSSDRPPLRRESPNFMGEALPSTTGWEPLTSSVQIQHQANYSCTIPSFAGSYRSPGSHGDGVPREKIREHNNRQETVGLCSSTPPSRSHNSQSTMKPQTGVCTSSSSKTEEIMNLQNPCPPDASNASVNQPFELKIDSVLSPGTQDQYPNPTPKLERKQPVMNKSGSTSVAPEDSATKAYGHSSIALVSEASGLPSSKFVGLQLLKETQTSCVEERDLKDGGCVTQTEQLKGDATSAEACDVLESLTGQNCGTYNVHAGTPLENFAPASAEEERPQCSSPIALSPWGEPSYYQGGAVDSALWGVQDDPSNDMWSLSSPTPALQPSSDLGADGKYTSCIIEEAVVARGNRAVEISPTPEEKKTEKSNPSASTDCGVPEQVKLKPSAALLNSSLKSTEASGGQPSGSSLEGSTKASDRQPSGSSLEGSTKASGRQPVGSFLDGNTKVSGRQVPGPFLERSTKVSGWQLGSSLETGTKGSGWDSSVDGSTKGSGRGLSVDVSTKDSGWGSSLEGSTKCSGWGSSLEGSTKASGWLRSSSSPEGRKTPGRHSSARESSKVNSTSASQNRNSSSGHQTTTPTARSSSEAQRRQGSTNSSSAGWGEAPGNNKSWHPSPGSASRGSQSNQHRDRYSQGNDSRRGSYQNNESRRGSSNHSRRSEHRQDHGSGVSSRSSSRGQPQRGICKYYENGHCWKGPSCYYVHR